The following coding sequences lie in one Oncorhynchus nerka isolate Pitt River linkage group LG14, Oner_Uvic_2.0, whole genome shotgun sequence genomic window:
- the LOC115142132 gene encoding proton-coupled zinc antiporter SLC30A1-like: MASRLGLPHDSSLHRCMLVLTFLLLLCEIVVSRLCNSLITMVDVFHTLFILMHMALPQPTLGRGSPKPPPASPLSTPNTSTPTQSPVKTPPYSPATSGVFPRPLTPVASLCGLSYSGARVQPLGALISALLLAALCVSVSLEILSHTLQPHPIQRPLLATVMGAVSLLYNLLVLGLSWGSWLGTKTRAAWEGEESSVLGVNGKVKVQTKDSNAVGGENYISNLPTSLDGAFQDGTLVLCNPGTSSVLNLDSDTPHPPQTSPLHTVAPQGPLSDHCHGAHTLPADAHTLPADARTLPADCRTSETPSSFPHPEASVCHPKDPHSEVSKYRACMRHRENQTDPTTASALKSESPTSLRVQLPACLPSLIALTQALLGSILALTNGLTLLLLGPDCMHGSGAYGPFVYLDPGFSMVAVGVLLATTLPQVCRYGWLLLQAVPPQVCVSDLGRRIASVPGVQAVHDLHVWQLTESCLVASVHVHCHAGFQIHRCGDLLSGVTKVLQSVGVSCCTVQPEFLLSTPTANGNLDNNGTNPTIIHREMPSHLACSLACGKGCAGKMCCAPLEEGPAEPLAPPAGETEEEPHVLIIENTFL, translated from the exons ATGGCGAGCAGGTTGGGGCTCCCCCATGACAGTTCCCTACACAGATGCATGCTGGTCCTGACCTTCCTGCTCCTACTGTGTGAGATCGTTGTCAGCCGCCTCTGTAACTCCCTCATCACCATGGTGGATGTCTTCCACACCCTCTTCATCCTCATGCACATGGCTCTTCCTCAACCCACCCTGGGCAGAGGTTCCCCAAAACCCCCACCTGCCTCCCCTCTTTCCACCCCCAACACCTCCACCCCCACTCAGTCACCTGTCAAAACTCCCCCATATTCCCCAGCCACCTCCGGTGTGTTCCCCAGACCCCTCACCCCTGTGGCCTCCCTGTGTGGCCTGTCCTACAGTGGGGCGAGGGTCCAGCCCCTGGGGGCTCTGATCTCAGCTCTTCTGCTGGCTgccttgtgtgtctctgtctctctagagaTCCTCAGCCACACCCTGCAGCCCCACCCTATACAGCGCCCTCTTTTGGCCACGGTGATGGGGGCTGTCAGCCTACTCTACAACCTCCTGGTGCTGGGGCTCAGCTGGGGCAGCTGGCTTGGGACCAAGACTAGAGCTGcctgggagggggaggagagctcTGTCCTTGGTGTGAATGGAAAAG TCAAGGTCCAGACCAAAGACAGCAATGCAGTGGGGGGAGAGAATTACATCAGTAACCTCCCTACATCTCTAGATGGTGCCTTCCAAGATGGAACACTTGTACTCTGTAACCCTGGGACCTCCAGTGTCCTGAACCTTGATAGTGATACTCCGCACCCACCCCAGACATCCCCACTCCATACCGTGGCCCCTCAGGGTCCCCTTTCAGACCACTGCCACGGAGCACACACACTCCCTGCAGACGCGCACACACTCCCTGCAGACGCGCGCACACTCCCTGCAGACTGCCGAACTTCAGAGACACCAAGCAGCTTCCCACATCCAGAGGCCAGTGTCTGTCATCCAAAGGACCCCCACTCTGAAGTGTCTAAGTATAGGGCCTGCATGAGACACAGAG aaAATCAGACAGACCCCACCACAGCCTCAGCCCTAAAGTCAGAAAGCCCTACAAGCCTCAGGGTCCAACTTCCCGCCTGCCTCCCATCCCTCATCGCCCTCACTCAGGCACTGCTAGGTTCCATCCTGGCACTCACCAACGGACTTACCCTGCTACTACTGGGCCCAGACTGCATGCATGGCTCTGGGGCCTATGGCCCCTTCGTCTACCTGGACCCTGGCTTCTCCATGGTGGCTGTGGGGGTGCTGCTGGCCACCACTCTGCCCCAGGTGTGCCGCTACGGTTGGCTGCTGCTCCAGGCCGTCCCgccccaggtgtgtgtgtctgatctgGGCCGGCGGATCGCCAGTGTGCCAGGGGTGCAGGCGGTGCACGACCTCCACGTGTGGCAGCTGACAGAGAGCTGCCTGGTGGCGTCTGTACATGTCCACTGCCACGCTGGGTTCCAGATACACAG GTGTGGTGATCTGTTGTCGGGGGTCACCAAGGTACTGCAGAGTGTAGGTGTGAGCTGCTGCACCGTACAACCAGagttcctcctctctactcccacAGCCAACGGCAACCTGGATAACAACGGCACCAACCCCACCATCATCCATAGGGAGATGCCCTCACACCTCGCCTGCAGCCTGGCCTGTGGGAAGGGCTGTGCTGGGAAGATGTGCTGTGCTCCTCTGGAGGAAGGGCCTGCAGAGCCACTGGCACCCCCTGCTGGGGAAACTGAGGAGGAGCCTCACGTGCTGATCATCGAGAACACCTTTCTTTGA